The following are encoded in a window of Pseudalgibacter alginicilyticus genomic DNA:
- a CDS encoding YchJ family protein — MNKAVTAEQLMRSRYSAFVLANGDYLMQSHHSSTRPIKEKKDIVKWAKSVEWIKLEILETSKGYETDSDGTVTFNAYFYKHGKIRVIHEKSIFIKEDNHWTYLGLSQ, encoded by the coding sequence ATGAACAAAGCAGTAACAGCGGAACAATTGATGCGTTCTAGATATTCTGCATTTGTATTAGCTAACGGCGATTATTTAATGCAAAGCCATCACAGCTCTACACGTCCAATAAAAGAAAAAAAAGACATTGTAAAGTGGGCTAAATCAGTAGAATGGATAAAATTAGAAATTTTAGAAACTTCCAAAGGATATGAAACCGATAGTGATGGGACTGTAACATTTAATGCGTATTTTTACAAACACGGAAAAATACGTGTCATTCACGAAAAATCCATATTTATAAAAGAAGACAATCACTGGACTTACTTAGGTTTAAGTCAATAA
- the hemC gene encoding hydroxymethylbilane synthase, with protein MSKTIRIGTRDSELALWQAKIVQSQLQSLGHKTELVPVKSTGDLVLDKPLYQLGITGIFTRTLDVAMLNHDIDIAVHSLKDVPTLLPKGIVQAAVIKRGNVNDTLVFKNNEEFLGSKDAIIATGSLRRRAQWLNRFPTHTIVDIRGNVNSRLQKLKNNEEWNATIFAAAGIGRIGLRPEEAINLDWMIPAPAQGAIMITALENDEFILAACKELNHEETEICTTIEREFLNRLEGGCTAPIGALAYIKNEEINFKGVLLSEDGSKRIDVTRVKKVGEHHDMAKYCADFVIERGGKRLMDNIKNTNKKTNVFSTKNLTEDQRLLFNEKVIVESSDFIKISLNRIHPRFLKNEIQNVIITSKNAVDSLITNFSAIELQFKNIYCVGRRTKRLIEQKIGKVTHFEHNAKKLANYLVKYMDGKEVTYFCSDIRLDELPSILVQNNIKVNEIEAYQTKFDSIKVADSIEAAMFYSPSTVESFVQKNNLEVIAFCIGETTAKEAKKHFEDVRISKLPTVESVITLVNLHYI; from the coding sequence ATGTCTAAAACCATAAGAATTGGGACACGCGATAGTGAATTAGCACTATGGCAAGCCAAAATAGTACAAAGTCAACTACAAAGTTTAGGTCATAAAACAGAATTAGTTCCTGTAAAATCTACTGGCGACTTAGTTTTAGACAAACCATTATATCAATTAGGAATTACCGGTATTTTCACACGTACCTTAGATGTTGCCATGCTTAATCATGATATTGATATTGCAGTACATTCCTTGAAAGACGTGCCAACTTTATTACCCAAAGGCATAGTACAAGCTGCTGTTATAAAACGAGGCAATGTGAATGATACTTTGGTTTTTAAAAACAATGAAGAGTTTTTAGGTTCCAAAGATGCTATTATTGCTACTGGTAGTTTACGGCGCAGAGCACAATGGTTAAACAGATTTCCAACACATACCATTGTAGACATACGAGGAAACGTAAATTCACGTTTACAAAAATTAAAAAATAACGAAGAATGGAATGCTACTATTTTTGCTGCTGCTGGCATTGGAAGGATAGGGCTAAGACCAGAAGAAGCTATTAATTTAGACTGGATGATTCCTGCACCAGCACAAGGCGCCATCATGATTACTGCTTTAGAAAATGACGAATTTATATTAGCTGCTTGTAAAGAATTAAACCATGAAGAAACAGAAATTTGCACCACGATTGAGCGTGAATTTTTAAATAGATTAGAAGGCGGTTGTACTGCACCAATTGGTGCTTTGGCTTATATCAAAAACGAGGAAATTAACTTTAAAGGTGTTCTACTAAGTGAAGACGGAAGCAAAAGAATTGATGTAACTCGTGTAAAAAAAGTGGGAGAGCATCATGATATGGCTAAATATTGTGCCGATTTTGTAATAGAAAGAGGTGGCAAACGCTTAATGGACAACATTAAAAACACCAATAAAAAAACAAATGTATTTTCAACCAAAAATCTTACTGAAGATCAACGTTTATTATTCAATGAAAAAGTAATTGTTGAAAGTTCAGATTTTATAAAAATTAGTTTGAATAGAATTCATCCACGCTTTTTAAAAAATGAAATCCAAAACGTAATTATTACCAGTAAAAATGCTGTTGATTCTTTAATTACAAACTTTTCTGCAATCGAATTACAATTTAAAAACATCTATTGTGTTGGTCGCAGAACAAAACGCCTAATAGAGCAAAAAATTGGAAAAGTTACTCATTTTGAGCATAATGCTAAAAAACTTGCAAACTATTTGGTTAAGTATATGGACGGTAAAGAAGTTACTTATTTTTGTAGCGATATCAGACTAGATGAATTACCAAGCATTTTAGTTCAAAATAATATAAAAGTGAATGAAATTGAAGCCTATCAAACCAAGTTTGATAGTATTAAAGTGGCTGATTCAATTGAAGCAGCTATGTTTTATAGTCCTTCAACTGTTGAGAGTTTTGTTCAAAAAAACAATTTGGAAGTGATTGCTTTTTGTATTGGTGAAACAACAGCTAAAGAGGCAAAAAAACATTTTGAAGACGTAAGAATTTCAAAATTACCAACAGTAGAAAGTGTGATTACGTTAGTTAATCTACACTATATTTGA
- the hemF gene encoding oxygen-dependent coproporphyrinogen oxidase, whose amino-acid sequence MKTKFFQYIQNLQDNICFKLEAIDGKAKFQEDIWERPEGGGGRTRVIENGNVFEKGGVNISRVYGKLPKSMQTYFNVGDVDFFACGLSLVLHPKNPMVPTVHANWRYFEMYNENGNIIDSWFGGGQDLTPYYLFEEDAIHFHQTCKTACDKHNAEFYPAYKKRCDEYFYNTHREEGRGIGGLFFDYCKATKNMSIENWFNFVTEVGNSFLEAYIPIVKKRKDLSFTNAQRNWQEIRRGRYVEFNLVHDKGTLFGLKTNGRIESILMSLPPHVQWVYNYHPETGSGEEKLINVLRNPKDWV is encoded by the coding sequence GTGAAAACCAAATTCTTTCAGTACATTCAAAACTTACAAGACAACATCTGTTTCAAATTAGAAGCCATTGATGGGAAAGCAAAGTTTCAAGAAGATATTTGGGAACGTCCAGAAGGCGGTGGCGGACGAACTCGAGTAATTGAAAACGGCAACGTTTTTGAAAAAGGTGGGGTTAATATATCTAGGGTTTATGGTAAATTGCCAAAATCCATGCAAACCTACTTTAATGTTGGTGATGTTGATTTTTTTGCCTGTGGATTGAGCTTAGTATTACACCCAAAAAACCCCATGGTACCAACCGTTCATGCCAATTGGCGCTATTTTGAAATGTATAATGAAAATGGAAATATTATTGATAGTTGGTTTGGTGGCGGACAGGATTTAACACCTTACTATTTATTTGAAGAAGACGCTATACATTTTCATCAAACCTGTAAAACTGCCTGCGATAAACACAATGCAGAGTTTTATCCAGCATACAAAAAACGTTGCGATGAATACTTTTATAACACACATCGTGAAGAAGGCAGAGGCATAGGAGGATTGTTTTTTGATTATTGTAAGGCTACAAAAAACATGTCTATAGAAAATTGGTTCAACTTTGTAACTGAAGTAGGCAATAGCTTCTTAGAAGCCTATATACCTATTGTGAAAAAACGAAAAGATTTATCTTTTACAAATGCTCAACGAAATTGGCAAGAAATACGTCGTGGACGCTACGTAGAATTTAATTTAGTACACGACAAAGGCACCCTTTTCGGCCTAAAAACCAACGGTCGTATTGAAAGTATTTTAATGAGTTTACCACCACATGTACAATGGGTGTATAATTATCATCCAGAAACAGGAAGCGGAGAAGAAAAACTTATAAACGTTTTAAGAAACCCAAAAGATTGGGTGTGA
- a CDS encoding EI24 domain-containing protein, with the protein MIKNIISGIKAYFGAFSLISKLKLWKYFAIPMLISLITAIVIFSSAYGLSDDIGTFISKIWIWNWGKEIFTTISSFIGGLTIIILGLILFKHIIMALSAPFMSPVSEKIEAYLTGNIPSSNRNTTFSEQLWRGIKINSRNLIMELLITIPILLLKFIPVINIFSTILLFMVQAYYAGFGNMDYTLERHFKYKESLQFINKNKGLAIGNGIIFLLFLFIPFFGVILVLPLSVTAASIKTIETINNKKY; encoded by the coding sequence ATGATTAAAAACATCATTTCAGGAATCAAAGCATACTTCGGTGCGTTTAGTTTAATTTCAAAACTAAAACTCTGGAAATACTTTGCTATTCCAATGCTAATAAGTCTTATAACAGCTATCGTAATTTTTAGCTCAGCCTATGGACTATCAGATGATATAGGAACTTTTATTTCAAAAATTTGGATTTGGAACTGGGGTAAAGAAATCTTTACTACTATTAGTTCGTTTATTGGAGGATTAACAATCATTATTTTAGGACTAATTCTTTTTAAGCATATTATTATGGCTCTATCAGCCCCATTTATGAGTCCTGTTTCAGAAAAAATTGAAGCCTATTTAACAGGAAATATACCAAGTTCAAATAGAAACACCACATTTTCTGAACAACTATGGCGAGGCATCAAAATTAACAGCAGAAATCTTATCATGGAATTATTAATCACCATTCCAATTCTACTTTTAAAATTCATACCTGTAATTAATATATTTTCAACCATTTTACTATTTATGGTTCAAGCTTATTATGCAGGTTTTGGAAATATGGATTACACGTTAGAACGCCACTTTAAATACAAAGAGAGTTTACAATTTATTAACAAAAATAAAGGCTTAGCAATAGGAAATGGCATCATATTTTTACTATTTTTATTCATTCCTTTTTTTGGAGTGATTTTAGTTCTACCACTATCTGTTACGGCTGCTTCAATAAAGACAATAGAAACTATAAATAACAAAAAGTACTAA
- the nhaA gene encoding Na+/H+ antiporter NhaA, translated as MAKRNILSPIQKFYQIESSSGILLLFATIMALIWANSPLAESYQSLWQYKLGFTSEGFELNKPLILWINDGLMAIFFFLIGLEIKREFLIGELNSLKKVAFPLFGALGGIILPVTLYFVLNTNPDTLKGWGVPMATDIAFSLAILNALGNRVPLSLKIFLTAFAIVDDLAAVLVIAIFYSSDIQIDMLGIALLLLGVLYLLSYKGYYTKFLMIVLGIVIWTLFLKSGIHPTLSGVLLAFSVPISQKIKTNEFVDNLVTITGNIKKAADLKEPILSKDQIREMINLQNWANKFKSPLQDLEHDLHDWVAYLIIPVFALANAGVSLHTDIGLDNNLILKIIIALVVGKSVGVTSIIFIARKLKLIEVPADISNRHIIGVSFLAGIGFTMAIFIAGLAFIDPIYVDSSKIGILIGSVVAAIIGYIILNDKKKK; from the coding sequence ATGGCTAAAAGAAATATTTTATCCCCGATTCAAAAATTTTATCAAATTGAAAGTTCAAGTGGTATTTTATTGCTGTTTGCAACAATTATGGCTCTTATTTGGGCAAACTCACCATTAGCTGAAAGCTACCAATCTTTATGGCAATATAAATTAGGATTTACTTCCGAAGGTTTCGAGTTAAACAAACCACTTATATTATGGATAAATGATGGTCTAATGGCTATCTTCTTTTTCTTAATAGGCTTAGAAATTAAACGAGAATTTCTTATTGGCGAACTTAATTCTTTAAAAAAAGTCGCATTTCCTTTATTCGGTGCTTTAGGAGGCATAATACTTCCTGTAACCTTATATTTTGTACTTAATACCAACCCTGACACCCTTAAAGGTTGGGGAGTACCAATGGCTACTGATATAGCATTTTCATTAGCCATACTGAACGCACTTGGAAACAGAGTTCCATTAAGCCTTAAAATATTTTTAACGGCATTTGCTATTGTAGATGATTTAGCTGCTGTATTAGTAATTGCCATATTTTACAGCAGTGATATTCAAATAGACATGTTAGGTATTGCACTATTATTATTAGGAGTTTTATATCTACTATCCTATAAAGGTTATTATACCAAATTTTTAATGATTGTGTTAGGCATTGTCATTTGGACCTTGTTTTTAAAATCAGGTATTCACCCAACATTATCTGGTGTATTATTAGCATTTTCTGTGCCTATTAGCCAAAAGATTAAAACCAACGAATTTGTTGATAATTTAGTAACTATTACGGGAAACATAAAGAAAGCTGCAGATTTAAAAGAACCTATTCTTTCTAAAGATCAAATTCGAGAAATGATTAACTTACAGAATTGGGCTAACAAATTTAAATCACCACTTCAAGATTTAGAACATGATTTACACGATTGGGTTGCCTATTTAATCATACCCGTATTTGCTTTGGCCAATGCAGGTGTTTCACTACATACTGATATAGGTTTAGATAACAATTTAATACTAAAAATAATTATTGCTTTAGTAGTAGGTAAAAGTGTTGGAGTAACTTCAATTATATTCATAGCTAGAAAATTAAAGCTTATTGAAGTACCTGCTGATATTAGTAACAGACATATTATTGGTGTGTCATTTTTAGCTGGTATTGGGTTTACAATGGCTATTTTTATTGCAGGCTTGGCGTTTATAGATCCTATATATGTTGACTCCTCAAAAATTGGTATTTTAATAGGTTCTGTGGTTGCTGCTATAATTGGCTACATTATTTTAAATGATAAAAAGAAAAAGTGA
- the hemA gene encoding glutamyl-tRNA reductase has translation MQQYNISKSNSFYAIGLSYKKADADTRGHFSLDENAKLALLQQAKDNNIESLVITSTCNRTEIYGFAQHPFQLIQLLCDNTRGTVDEFQKVAYVYKNKEAIAHMFRVGSGLDSQILGDFEIISQLKISAKLSRKHGLLNNFSERLVNAVIQASKRIKTETNISSGATSVSFASVQYIFNTIQDVSNKNILLFGTGKIGRNTCENLVKHTKNEHITLINRTKNKAEQIAGKFNLIVKDYANLQEEISHSDILIVATGAQRPTIDKHIVQSKKPLLILDLSIPKNVNNNVKELNNVSLIHLDDLSKITDQTLEARKKHIPLAEHIIEEVKTEFNNWLETRKFAPTIKALKLKLNDFKTAELDALRKKNADFNEEQAEIISNNIIQKITNHFAHHLKDDDVSTDDSLELIKKVFQLEQPSTHV, from the coding sequence ATGCAGCAGTACAATATTTCAAAAAGTAACTCTTTTTACGCCATCGGGTTGAGTTATAAAAAAGCCGATGCAGACACGCGTGGGCACTTTAGTTTAGATGAAAATGCTAAGTTAGCATTACTTCAACAAGCTAAAGACAATAATATTGAAAGTTTGGTAATAACCTCAACTTGCAATCGTACGGAAATTTACGGTTTCGCCCAGCACCCTTTCCAACTTATCCAATTACTTTGTGACAATACACGCGGTACCGTTGATGAGTTTCAAAAAGTAGCTTATGTTTATAAAAACAAAGAAGCTATTGCGCATATGTTTCGCGTGGGTTCTGGTTTAGATAGCCAGATTCTTGGTGATTTTGAAATAATAAGCCAGTTAAAAATAAGTGCAAAATTATCAAGAAAACACGGTTTACTTAACAATTTTTCAGAACGGTTGGTAAACGCTGTTATTCAAGCTAGTAAACGCATCAAAACTGAAACCAATATTTCATCAGGAGCAACCTCTGTTTCGTTTGCATCAGTTCAATATATTTTTAACACCATTCAAGACGTTTCAAATAAAAACATATTATTGTTTGGAACAGGTAAAATTGGTAGGAACACATGCGAAAACTTAGTTAAACACACCAAAAATGAACATATTACCTTAATTAATAGAACAAAAAACAAAGCAGAACAAATTGCTGGAAAGTTTAATTTAATAGTCAAGGATTATGCTAATTTACAAGAAGAAATTTCACATTCGGACATATTGATTGTAGCTACAGGTGCACAACGCCCAACCATAGATAAACATATTGTTCAATCTAAAAAACCGTTATTGATTTTAGATTTATCAATACCCAAAAATGTAAATAATAATGTTAAGGAATTAAATAATGTATCATTAATACATTTGGATGATTTATCTAAAATTACCGACCAAACTTTAGAAGCTCGTAAAAAGCACATTCCATTAGCTGAACATATAATTGAAGAAGTGAAAACTGAATTTAATAATTGGCTGGAAACTCGAAAATTTGCACCTACCATTAAAGCACTTAAACTTAAATTGAATGATTTTAAAACAGCAGAATTGGATGCTTTACGCAAAAAAAACGCTGATTTTAATGAAGAACAAGCCGAAATAATCAGCAACAATATCATTCAAAAAATAACCAATCATTTTGCGCATCATTTGAAAGATGATGACGTTTCTACTGATGATAGTCTGGAACTCATAAAAAAAGTCTTCCAGTTAGAACAACCGTCAACACATGTCTAA
- the hemB gene encoding porphobilinogen synthase → MFPLRRNRRLRTNESIRSLVRETIITPNDFLVPLFVVEGKGVKDEISSMPNYFRYSLDLLEKEVKELWGLGLKSVLLFVKVPDHLKDNKGTEALNPNGLMQRAIKTVKNVCPDMLVMTDVALDPYSSVGHDGIVQNGMIINDESAEVLARMALTHAQAGSDFIAPSDMNDGRTLQIRQLLEQEGFKNTGIMAYTAKYASSFYGPFRDALDSAPVDMIDVPKNKKTYQMDFGNRLEAVRETLIDIDEGADIVMVKPGLSYLDILRDIKNEVDVPVAVYQVSGEYAMIKAAAEKGWLNHDQVIIETTTAFKRAGADIIASYFAKDVVNLIS, encoded by the coding sequence ATGTTCCCTTTAAGAAGAAACCGAAGATTAAGAACTAATGAATCCATTCGTTCATTAGTTCGTGAAACCATTATAACACCAAACGATTTTTTAGTGCCTCTTTTTGTAGTGGAAGGCAAAGGTGTAAAGGATGAAATTTCATCCATGCCAAACTACTTTCGTTACAGTTTAGATTTATTAGAAAAAGAAGTTAAAGAACTTTGGGGATTAGGTTTAAAATCGGTGTTGCTTTTTGTAAAAGTCCCTGACCATTTAAAAGACAATAAAGGAACTGAAGCTTTAAACCCTAACGGACTCATGCAACGTGCTATTAAAACAGTTAAAAATGTATGTCCAGATATGTTAGTGATGACCGATGTAGCTCTCGACCCCTATTCATCAGTTGGTCATGATGGTATTGTGCAAAACGGTATGATTATTAATGATGAATCGGCCGAAGTTTTAGCAAGAATGGCTTTAACACACGCCCAAGCAGGATCAGATTTTATTGCACCAAGTGATATGAATGATGGCAGAACACTACAAATTCGCCAACTACTAGAACAAGAAGGTTTTAAAAACACAGGTATCATGGCCTATACTGCAAAATATGCCTCATCTTTTTACGGGCCTTTTCGCGACGCGCTGGATTCTGCACCTGTTGACATGATTGATGTACCAAAAAACAAAAAAACTTACCAAATGGATTTTGGTAATAGATTGGAAGCTGTTAGAGAAACCCTAATAGATATTGATGAAGGGGCCGATATTGTCATGGTAAAACCAGGACTTTCATACCTCGATATTTTAAGAGATATTAAAAATGAAGTTGATGTGCCTGTAGCGGTATATCAAGTTTCTGGCGAATATGCTATGATAAAAGCTGCTGCCGAAAAGGGGTGGCTAAACCACGATCAAGTGATAATAGAAACTACTACTGCTTTTAAACGTGCTGGAGCCGATATTATAGCGAGTTATTTTGCTAAAGATGTTGTGAATCTGATTTCGTAA
- a CDS encoding DEAD/DEAH box helicase family protein, which yields MLFKNLKFIFPWRSYQEKFIKNISKHIDDNHLHVVAPPGSGKTILGIEIVRQIGKKTLVLAPTLTVRNQWQNRLQSFFVDKTVFDDFSFDIKNPKAITFSTYQSLHSFYKTFENKADYFAFFQKEKIEVIVLDEAHHLKNVWWTCLFQLKYDNNITMVALTATPPYDSDALEVSKYFKLCGDIDEEIVVPELVKEGDLCPHQDFVYFSKPKEKEIHFIFEYRKKISNFIDDLKVNSEFISFIKNHRFFKITENYLSDIYRNPEYFSAILIFLNAISQKISKENLYVLGFEKDEKVDFPVFTNQWAQVLFQNLIVSDRFNLIENESYLEKLETKLRRLHIFENKKVDLIGNNQLYRSLSSSSSKLLSVVDIISNEYQNLKLDLRAVVLTDYIKKEFKTTEDKAVYSIDKLGVVPIFQHLRVSSIPKEEMGVLTGSLVIIHKSNIEAFGEIEPIENYNVVPFIPDSNYVEILPKVGANHLVDTMTRMFELGVFKILIGTKSLLGEGWDAPSINTLVLASFIGSYVSSNQMRGRAIRTQKGNLNKTGNIWHLVCLDPTDDKGGKDIETLKRRFDAFVGVSNSDKNYIESGIDRLNLPDNFTDVNFQSLNEGTITQSKNRAILKEKWHNAIEVGTTMSREIKQYYQGDEPFEVEKNKTFNDVIRYSFFELLIALLFFLPQFFVKNLNILMTKGVISFLYTLLLALGLSFGWKTYKSIKNYLQFGSLHKDLEKIANALLDSLYDLNEITTERGSIKLTINSLLKGEVICVIKGASELESALFINALQEIIEPIKNPRYLIVKTNWFRRRFKIQNYYSVPELLGVKKQRCDVFLKHWKHHVGTCKVFYTRHFEGRKILLKARLFHLSNSFKKTTKKAVIWN from the coding sequence ATGCTCTTTAAAAATTTAAAATTTATTTTTCCTTGGCGTAGTTATCAGGAAAAATTTATAAAGAATATTAGTAAGCATATTGATGATAATCATTTGCATGTAGTGGCGCCTCCTGGCTCAGGAAAAACTATTTTAGGTATTGAAATAGTAAGGCAAATTGGTAAAAAAACTTTGGTGCTTGCTCCAACACTTACTGTTAGAAATCAATGGCAAAACAGGTTGCAAAGCTTTTTTGTAGACAAGACCGTATTTGATGATTTTTCTTTTGACATTAAGAATCCTAAAGCAATTACTTTTTCCACTTATCAATCGTTACATTCTTTTTATAAAACATTTGAAAATAAAGCTGATTATTTTGCTTTCTTTCAAAAAGAAAAAATTGAAGTTATTGTTTTAGACGAAGCACATCATTTAAAAAATGTTTGGTGGACATGTTTATTTCAATTAAAATATGATAATAATATAACTATGGTGGCTTTAACGGCAACACCACCGTATGATAGTGATGCTTTAGAAGTGTCAAAATATTTTAAACTATGTGGAGATATTGATGAAGAAATAGTAGTGCCTGAACTTGTAAAGGAAGGCGATTTATGTCCGCATCAAGATTTTGTTTATTTTTCTAAACCTAAAGAAAAAGAGATTCATTTTATATTTGAATACAGAAAGAAAATTTCAAATTTTATAGATGATTTAAAAGTAAATTCTGAGTTTATTTCTTTTATAAAAAATCATCGTTTTTTTAAAATAACCGAAAATTATTTAAGTGATATTTATAGAAATCCAGAATATTTTTCGGCTATTTTAATTTTTTTAAATGCTATTAGTCAAAAAATATCTAAAGAAAATTTATACGTTTTAGGTTTTGAAAAGGATGAAAAGGTTGATTTTCCTGTTTTTACAAACCAATGGGCACAAGTTTTATTTCAGAATTTAATTGTTTCTGATCGATTTAATTTAATTGAGAACGAATCGTATTTAGAAAAATTAGAAACTAAACTTAGAAGGTTGCATATTTTTGAAAATAAGAAAGTAGATTTAATTGGCAATAATCAACTGTATCGTTCCTTGTCCAGTAGTTCAAGTAAATTGCTAAGTGTAGTTGATATTATTTCTAATGAATATCAAAATTTAAAATTAGATTTACGAGCTGTTGTTTTAACTGATTATATTAAAAAAGAGTTCAAAACTACTGAAGATAAAGCCGTTTATTCCATTGATAAATTGGGTGTTGTTCCCATTTTTCAGCATCTTCGAGTAAGTTCCATTCCAAAAGAAGAAATGGGAGTGTTAACAGGAAGTTTAGTCATTATTCATAAAAGTAATATAGAAGCTTTTGGGGAGATTGAACCGATTGAAAATTACAATGTCGTTCCATTTATACCGGATAGTAATTATGTTGAAATACTTCCAAAAGTTGGTGCAAATCATTTAGTAGATACTATGACTAGAATGTTTGAATTGGGAGTTTTTAAAATTCTTATTGGCACAAAATCTCTTTTAGGAGAAGGGTGGGACGCTCCTTCTATAAACACCTTGGTATTAGCTTCATTTATTGGTTCATATGTGTCTTCTAATCAAATGCGTGGTCGTGCTATCAGAACTCAAAAAGGAAACCTAAACAAAACAGGAAACATTTGGCATCTGGTGTGTTTAGATCCTACGGATGATAAAGGTGGAAAAGATATTGAAACACTAAAACGTCGGTTTGATGCCTTTGTAGGTGTTTCAAATTCTGATAAGAATTATATTGAAAGTGGTATTGATAGGTTGAATCTGCCTGATAATTTCACAGATGTTAATTTTCAATCATTGAATGAAGGCACAATAACTCAATCAAAAAACCGTGCTATTTTAAAAGAAAAATGGCATAATGCCATTGAGGTTGGAACTACAATGTCTAGAGAAATTAAGCAATATTATCAGGGTGATGAGCCTTTTGAGGTAGAAAAAAATAAGACTTTTAATGATGTGATTCGCTATAGTTTTTTTGAATTACTAATAGCTTTATTATTTTTTTTACCCCAGTTTTTTGTTAAGAACTTAAACATTTTAATGACTAAAGGTGTGATCAGTTTTTTGTATACATTATTGCTCGCTTTAGGCTTGTCTTTTGGTTGGAAAACATATAAATCGATTAAAAATTACCTTCAATTTGGGTCATTGCATAAAGATTTAGAAAAAATAGCTAATGCGCTTTTAGATAGTTTGTATGATTTAAATGAAATAACAACTGAAAGAGGCAGTATTAAATTAACTATTAATTCATTGCTAAAAGGTGAGGTGATTTGTGTTATAAAAGGAGCCAGCGAATTGGAAAGTGCTTTATTTATAAATGCACTTCAAGAAATTATTGAGCCTATTAAAAATCCTCGTTATTTAATTGTGAAAACAAATTGGTTTAGAAGACGATTTAAAATTCAAAATTATTATTCCGTCCCAGAATTATTAGGAGTTAAAAAACAACGTTGTGACGTGTTTTTAAAACACTGGAAGCACCATGTAGGAACTTGCAAGGTGTTTTACACAAGGCATTTTGAAGGGCGAAAAATATTGTTAAAAGCAAGATTATTTCACCTGTCAAATTCGTTTAAAAAAACTACTAAAAAAGCAGTTATTTGGAATTAA
- the hemE gene encoding uroporphyrinogen decarboxylase, producing MKNDLFLKALKGETVNRPPVWMMRQAGRYLPEFIAIREKYDFFTRCRTPELASEITVQPIRRYGMDAAILFSDILVIPQAMNIEVQMKPNFGPYLPNPIRTQKAVDNVIVPDVKMELDYVYQAIKATKELLNDEIPLIGFAGSPWTILCYCVQGQGSKTFDKAKEFCFTNPVAAHQLLQKITDTTIAYLKEKVKAGCNAVQVFDSWGGMLSPIDYQEFSWQYIQQIIDALKKDTPVIAFGKGCWFALNDMAKSGASAIGVDWTCSPRNARYLTGGNITLQGNFDPSRLLSPPAEIRKMAHQMINEFGKDKYIVNLGHGILPNIPLDHAKAFIDAVKEYEN from the coding sequence ATGAAGAACGATTTATTTTTAAAAGCATTAAAAGGTGAAACCGTTAACCGTCCTCCTGTTTGGATGATGCGTCAGGCAGGGCGTTACTTACCAGAATTTATAGCCATACGTGAAAAATATGATTTTTTTACACGTTGTAGAACTCCAGAATTAGCAAGTGAGATAACCGTACAACCCATCCGAAGATACGGTATGGATGCTGCTATTTTATTTAGCGATATTTTAGTTATTCCACAGGCTATGAATATTGAAGTACAAATGAAACCAAATTTTGGTCCTTATTTACCAAATCCAATTCGCACTCAAAAAGCTGTAGATAATGTTATTGTTCCAGATGTAAAAATGGAACTTGATTATGTATATCAAGCCATAAAAGCCACCAAGGAATTACTTAATGATGAGATTCCATTAATTGGTTTTGCAGGTTCACCATGGACAATTTTATGCTATTGTGTACAAGGCCAAGGCAGTAAAACTTTCGATAAAGCCAAAGAATTTTGTTTTACAAACCCTGTTGCAGCACATCAATTGCTTCAAAAAATAACAGATACTACCATTGCTTATTTAAAAGAAAAAGTAAAGGCTGGATGTAATGCTGTTCAGGTATTTGATTCGTGGGGAGGTATGCTTTCTCCTATTGATTATCAAGAATTTTCTTGGCAATATATACAACAAATCATTGATGCACTAAAAAAGGATACTCCTGTAATTGCCTTTGGAAAAGGTTGTTGGTTTGCACTGAATGATATGGCAAAATCTGGTGCCTCGGCAATAGGTGTTGATTGGACCTGCTCTCCAAGAAACGCAAGGTACTTAACTGGTGGAAATATAACTCTTCAAGGAAATTTTGACCCTTCAAGACTATTATCGCCTCCAGCTGAAATTAGGAAAATGGCACACCAAATGATTAACGAATTTGGAAAAGATAAATATATAGTAAATTTAGGCCATGGTATATTACCAAATATTCCATTAGACCATGCAAAAGCATTTATAGATGCTGTAAAAGAATACGAAAATTAA